The following are encoded in a window of Arvicanthis niloticus isolate mArvNil1 chromosome 1, mArvNil1.pat.X, whole genome shotgun sequence genomic DNA:
- the Nanos1 gene encoding nanos homolog 1, giving the protein MEAFPWAPRSPRRARAPAPMALVPSARYVSASGPVHPQPFSSWNDYLGLATLITRASDRGSPHEGPGPTAAGPTLGPPEDDEDDDGDEPEAGGRYLGGALELRALELCARPAETGLLEERFAELNPFAGRAAAVLLGCAPSASAASTAEVTPREEPSPAWAAEPRLHAASGATAARLLKPELQVCVFCRNNKEAVALYTTHILKGPDGRVLCPVLRRYTCPLCGASGDNAHTIKYCPLSKVPPPTVRPPPRSNRDNLPSKKLR; this is encoded by the coding sequence ATGGAGGCTTTCCCTTGGGCGCCACGCTCGCCCCGCCGCGCCCGCGCCCCCGCGCCTATGGCGCTCGTGCCCAGCGCCCGCTACGTGAGCGCCTCGGGCCCGGTGCACCCGCAGCCCTTCAGCTCCTGGAACGACTACCTGGGGCTAGCCACGCTCATCACCAGGGCTAGCGACCGCGGATCCCCGCATGAGGGGCCCGGGCCCACGGCGGCGGGGCCCACGCTGGGGCCGCCCGAGGACGATGAAGACGATGACGGCGATGAGCCGGAGGCCGGGGGCCGCTACCTGGGCGGCGCGTTGGAACTGCGCGCGCTAGAGCTGTGCGCCCGCCCCGCTGAGACCGGGTTGCTGGAGGAGCGCTTCGCTGAGCTGAACCCGTTTGCAGGGCGCGCCGCCGCGGTGCTGCTGGGCTGCGCACCCTCCGCCTCCGCCGCCTCCACGGCCGAAGTGACGCCACGCGAAGAGCCGAGCCCTGCGTGGGCTGCCGAGCCTCGTCTGCACGCGGCCTCCGGGGCGACCGCCGCGCGTCTGCTGAAACCGGAGCTTCAGGTGTGTGTGTTCTGCCGGAACAACAAGGAGGCGGTGGCGCTCTACACCACACACATCCTCAAGGGCCCAGACGGCCGGGTTCTGTGCCCGGTCCTGCGCCGCTACACGTGCCCCCTGTGCGGCGCCAGCGGCGACAACGCACACACCATCAAGTATTGCCCGCTCTCCAAAGTGCCACCGCCCACCGTCCGCCCGCCGCCGCGCAGCAACAGGGACAATCTACCCAGCAAGAAGCTGCGCTAG